The following proteins are encoded in a genomic region of Xenopus laevis strain J_2021 chromosome 3L, Xenopus_laevis_v10.1, whole genome shotgun sequence:
- the LOC108711697 gene encoding intercellular adhesion molecule 5 yields the protein MGNQTMTQGTFCLSLAIVFMFGICCADASQKTCQGNAGNRDVYAPFGSWLPLNCTHNCSLAGWESRLTKRNVSKGPGWISVQVEVGTGEVVNDWRASNISCTVLSNGNSVDNVVKVIPYEIPGLVTADMEDNLEEGKSYNVTCTVHGVAPIQNLMVTVLRGEEVIHQETFEDDSRVGNITQVVTYPITAQRSDNMKNYSCQATLALGTVIGKVTVQSSSVTVGTFTLPENPKLESDQWIEVGTKYIAKCNVINAFPLELLNLTMFFNETSLNVTTNMMNGSMLGFAEIPRDAASSLDIYRLHCKAQVLSLSTEAFMDIHIYESPNIEFSVSPDLVHLNETVIVSCRLNNTHPDRYEVIIRRNGEQICEGQTTCNVSVNGRSPQSVVSCEAFLKENKTINKKRKENITVHYAPLFQNNQCPDQFVLKEGDNGPFKCQADGNPPPSVTCSSDRGNLPTDKLFKIDRTHSGHYKCLATNQYGNVSKSVQVEVQYPPATPNITVIPTASISKGGALNITCWADGIPQPQYIWVIPAGATVDYLNNKSVIIIPEASSSHDGTYTCLAKNQHGEKSVDLVINVTNNALLVIILCTIGGVLLLAIIISLWCRKWKNGKKGFYSLWRPKQEKLQEEEMDPIKAPCNSTEGYGKDTGTV from the exons ATGCGTCGCAGAAGACATGCCAGGGGAACGCTGGGAATAGAGATGTATATGCTCCATTTGGAAGCTGGCTTCCGTTAAACTGCACTCACAACTGCTCTCTAGCTGGATGGGAATCACGTTTAACAAAGAGGAATGTATCTAAAGGacctggctggatttctgtccaagTTGAAGTTGGAACTGGAGAAGTAGTTAATGACTGGAGAGCATCAAACATAAGCTGCACTGTTCTATCAAACGGAAACTCTGTTGATAACGTCGTCAAAGTAATTCCTTATG AGATTCCCGGTTTGGTGACAGCAGACATGGAGGACAATCTGGAAGAAGGGAAATCATACAATGTCACTTGTACTGTACATGGAGTTGCACCTATTCAGAACCTCATGGTCACAGTTTTGAGAGGGGAAGAAGTGATTCACCAGGAAACATTTGAGGATGACTCTCGAGTTGGCAACATTACACAAGTAGTCACATATCCAATCACAGCTCAGAGAAGTGACAACATGAAGAATTACTCCTGCCAGGCCACCCTTGCACTGGGAACAGTCATTGGGAAAGTTACAGTACAGTCATCCAGTGTCACTGTTGGGACATTCA CTCTGCCAGAGAATCCAAAGCTTGAGTCTGATCAGTGGATTGAGGTTGGCACCAAGTATATTGCCAAGTGTAACGTCATCAATGCCTTTCCCCTTGAGCTATTGAACCTGACCATGTTCTTCAACGAAACAAGCCTCAACGTGACTACGAATATGATGAATGGCAGCATGTTAGGATTTGCCGAAATTCCTAGAGACGCCGCTTCTTCATTAGATATTTACCGGCTTCATTGCAAAGCTCAAGTTCTCAGTCTGTCCACCGAAGCTTTCATGGATATTCACATTTATG AGTCCCCAAATATCGAGTTCAGCGTCTCTCCTGATTTAGTCCATTTGAATGAAACCGTAATAGTCAGCTGCAGGTTAAATAATACTCACCCAGATCGATACGAAGTAATAATCAGAAGGAACGGGGAGCAGATCTGTGAAGGCCAAACCACGTGCAATGTCTCTGTGAATGGAAGATCCCCCCAGTCCGTTGTCTCCTGTGAAGCTTTTCTTAAAGAGAACAAAACCATAAATAAGAAGAGAAAGGAAAACATCACTGTGCACT ATGCCCCGCTGTTCCAGAATAATCAGTGCCCAGATCAGTTTGTCCTGAAAGAAGGAGACAATGGTCCCTTTAAATGCCAGGCTGATGGGAACCCACCACCCAGCGTCACATGCAGCAGTGATAGAGGAAACCTTCCAACTGATAAACTATTTAAAATAGACAGAACACACTCTGGACATTATAAGTGCCTGGCTACTAACCAGTATGGAAATGTAAGCAAGTCTGTACAGGTGGAAGTGCAAT ATCCTCCTGCTACTCCTAACATTACTGTCATACCAACAGCTAGTATCTCTAAGGGTGGGGCCCTAAATATCACATGTTGGGCTGATGGTATCCCTCAACCTCAGTATATTTGGGTGATTCCTGCTGGTGCCACTGTAGATTACTTGAATAATAAGAGTGTGATCATTATCCCAGAAGCCTCGTCTTCCCATGACGGCACCTACACATGTCTGGCCAAAAATCAACATGGAGAAAAGTCAGTAGATCTGGTGATTAATGTAACAA ATAATGCTCTGCTAGTAATCATCCTATGTACCATAGGCGGCGTGTTGCTTCTTGCAATAATAATAAGCTTATGGtgtagaaaatggaaaaatggcaaaaaggGCTTTTACAGCTTATGGAGGCCAAAACAAGAGAAGCTACAAGAAGAGGAGATGGACCCAATAAAGGCACCTTGTAACTCCACTGAAGGTTATGGGAAAGATACTGGGACTGTATAA